From a region of the Candidatus Jettenia caeni genome:
- a CDS encoding argininosuccinate synthase — protein sequence MSEQRKKVVLAYSGGLDTSVAIKWIPEKYHMDVITVTIDLGAVKDLDAIREKALKIGAKKAIVIDAKDTFVKYFIFPALQAGALYEGVYPLATALGRPLIAKLLADVALEENADAVAHGCTGKGNDQVRLDVSLQVLNPRLQIIAPVREWKMTRDEEIRYAEEHNIPVEAKIKSPYSTDENLWGRSIECGVLEDPWVEPPEEVYKWTKNAKDAPDESEYIEIEFARGIPIAINDEEMDGVALINTLNAWGGKHGVGRIDHLENRLVGIKSREIYESPAAMILHTAHKALEGMIMTKDALRFKDIISAQYADLIYNGLWFSAFHQDLVAYVLSNQRLMNGTIRMRLSKGTCTVVGRKSPLSLYNEKLATYQKEDTFDHSASLGFIKIYGLPVKIQAQKQMDILAGREALHLDSIMPPKVKSIHKSGGE from the coding sequence AGGTGGTCTTGATACCTCTGTGGCAATTAAATGGATTCCCGAAAAATACCATATGGATGTTATTACGGTAACTATTGATCTGGGCGCGGTAAAGGATCTGGATGCCATTCGGGAAAAGGCGCTAAAAATCGGGGCTAAAAAGGCGATTGTGATTGACGCAAAGGATACCTTTGTTAAATATTTCATATTTCCCGCTCTGCAGGCAGGGGCATTATATGAAGGGGTTTATCCTCTGGCAACGGCTCTCGGCAGGCCGCTTATTGCGAAATTATTGGCAGATGTAGCACTTGAAGAAAATGCAGATGCTGTGGCTCACGGTTGCACCGGGAAGGGAAACGACCAGGTGCGATTAGATGTATCTTTACAGGTCTTGAATCCCCGGTTACAGATTATTGCACCGGTAAGGGAGTGGAAGATGACCCGTGATGAGGAGATCCGATATGCCGAGGAACATAATATCCCCGTGGAAGCAAAGATTAAAAGCCCCTATAGTACGGATGAGAATCTTTGGGGAAGAAGTATCGAGTGTGGTGTCCTGGAAGATCCATGGGTAGAACCGCCAGAGGAGGTTTACAAATGGACGAAGAATGCAAAAGACGCTCCTGACGAATCCGAGTATATTGAGATTGAGTTTGCAAGGGGTATTCCCATAGCAATTAACGATGAGGAGATGGACGGTGTTGCCCTGATTAATACGTTAAATGCATGGGGAGGGAAGCACGGCGTTGGCCGCATTGATCATTTGGAGAACCGGCTTGTAGGCATCAAGTCCAGAGAGATTTACGAATCTCCTGCTGCTATGATATTGCATACGGCACATAAGGCGCTGGAAGGTATGATTATGACAAAAGATGCCCTGAGATTTAAGGATATAATATCTGCCCAGTACGCGGATTTAATTTATAACGGGTTGTGGTTTTCTGCCTTTCATCAGGATCTCGTGGCTTATGTGCTGAGTAATCAACGCCTGATGAACGGGACGATCCGTATGAGGTTATCAAAAGGGACCTGCACGGTAGTGGGGCGTAAATCACCGCTATCCCTGTATAATGAAAAGTTAGCTACTTATCAGAAAGAAGACACCTTTGATCATAGTGCATCTCTTGGATTTATCAAGATATACGGGTTGCCTGTGAAGATACAGGCACAAAAGCAAATGGATATCCTTGCAGGCAGAGAGGCGTTACATCTGGATTCGATTATGCCGCCGAAGGTGAAATCGATACATAAGTCCGGAGGCGAATAA
- a CDS encoding two-component sensor kinase yields MLKSIKYKLILIFLLCSFMPLLLLRFMAFPKAQKDLEEALIRNLEGVKQKQAEILKMWFHERRHDAKIISRNISAMLGKNSNDKGDDFRKLYDYMEMLRAEYGYKGISITLRDGIILAATEKEWVGSNIVRYDYCREALNGTVFISRIQLFAQPGSKNKDSNSGVPTIFISAPLADSNSVTIGAVILRMDTASLSDIMRSAELGKTGETFLINREGYMLTESRFADELKKTDLIQRRTSLELRIANPHTGMLTDGAQKCLSCNDGYDAEGYINYDGKKVLGAWCWIPEYDCGLLAQIDIHEGYGAAYNLKKFVLSTLLVLALPLILISFYFGKRISAPIFNITEVTKKIASGDLGQRVKVSSKKDEINELAKAFNAMAGSLEEKTIKLRNYTTDLENTVKERTLELQETTNFLNSILAGSTEYSIIAEDLQGNILAFNEGASLIYGYKPEEMIGIANVRILHTDEDVKSGKVDYILEAARKTGRYEGEVMRKRKNGDVFPVHVTFTLRRDEMGHPIGFVVISKDITKEKLVALEKEIINNINKTIASGLHIKGIYTNVYHELKRIIDFTWLGVTCSNDGAEVTEDSHIVHGVLSPVDWLNRNPYPFDTTAQGIAVKTGMPVFVPDTIGSTYLIDQELSQKGIRSYVCVPLKSKGITIGTITLGSRKKGAFTEIHLSLLHQITPQLAIAIENARLFIFIKESEKKYRDLVENAPEMIHEIGPEGKFINVNKTELNKLGYSLQEMMQMTLEDIVPNEQKEEIKRYMKRMVETGSGELETVFLTKTGKEINVEINGTGLYNNKTKEYICTRAFVRDITERKNMEEQVRRSEKLASMGELAAAIAHEIRNPLGAICNSVGILDAHLRVTGQDKDLLEMIVEQSERLDRIISDFLTFAHPREPSFSLQNIREVIKNTIFLLEQDSRYTDQVEIKEIYESVLPKVYLDTDLIHQVFWNLLINSLDAMPQGGQIRIMVRKTTLFLRDAVEIIISDTGRGIPSHELDKIFEPFYTTKSEGTGLGLSVVQRIIDDHGGTIDVKSKEGKGTTFSIKLPVGPMGNGKEKIKNNLLMG; encoded by the coding sequence TTGTTAAAATCGATTAAGTACAAATTAATACTGATCTTTTTATTGTGTTCGTTTATGCCATTATTGTTGCTGCGTTTTATGGCATTTCCCAAGGCACAGAAAGATTTGGAAGAGGCTTTAATAAGAAACCTGGAAGGGGTGAAACAAAAGCAGGCAGAAATTTTAAAAATGTGGTTTCATGAGCGAAGACACGATGCAAAGATCATCAGCAGGAACATTTCTGCCATGCTGGGAAAGAATAGTAACGATAAGGGGGATGATTTCCGGAAACTCTACGATTATATGGAGATGCTGAGAGCAGAGTATGGATACAAAGGCATATCTATTACCTTGCGGGACGGAATCATACTCGCAGCTACGGAAAAGGAATGGGTTGGTTCCAATATTGTAAGGTATGATTATTGCAGAGAAGCCCTGAACGGAACTGTTTTTATATCCAGGATTCAGCTTTTTGCTCAGCCGGGAAGTAAGAATAAGGATAGTAATAGTGGCGTCCCAACGATATTTATCTCTGCTCCGCTTGCAGATTCCAATAGCGTTACCATAGGAGCGGTCATTCTCCGGATGGATACAGCATCTCTCAGTGACATCATGAGAAGTGCAGAATTGGGGAAAACAGGGGAAACTTTTCTTATCAACAGAGAAGGATACATGCTGACAGAATCAAGATTTGCAGACGAGTTAAAAAAGACAGATCTGATTCAGCGAAGAACTTCATTGGAGTTAAGAATAGCGAATCCCCATACAGGGATGCTTACCGATGGAGCTCAGAAATGCCTGAGTTGTAACGACGGATATGATGCAGAAGGTTATATAAATTACGATGGTAAGAAGGTTTTGGGCGCGTGGTGCTGGATTCCGGAATATGATTGTGGCTTACTTGCGCAAATTGATATTCACGAAGGATACGGAGCGGCTTACAATTTAAAGAAATTTGTTCTTTCAACCCTTTTGGTATTAGCGCTTCCCCTGATACTGATTTCATTTTACTTTGGTAAAAGGATTTCAGCCCCTATTTTCAATATAACAGAAGTAACGAAAAAGATTGCGAGTGGCGATCTGGGACAGCGGGTAAAAGTCAGCAGCAAAAAGGATGAGATTAATGAACTGGCAAAGGCATTTAATGCGATGGCAGGCTCGCTTGAAGAAAAAACGATAAAATTAAGGAATTACACAACTGATCTTGAAAATACCGTAAAAGAGAGAACCCTTGAACTTCAGGAGACAACAAACTTTTTGAATAGCATTCTGGCTGGCTCTACGGAATATTCGATTATTGCTGAAGATTTACAGGGTAATATTCTTGCATTCAATGAAGGGGCGAGTCTTATTTATGGCTATAAACCGGAGGAAATGATTGGGATAGCCAATGTAAGAATCCTTCATACGGATGAGGACGTGAAATCGGGAAAAGTAGACTATATCTTAGAGGCAGCACGTAAAACGGGTAGATATGAGGGGGAAGTGATGAGAAAGAGAAAGAATGGCGATGTCTTTCCCGTTCATGTAACTTTTACCTTACGGCGTGATGAGATGGGGCATCCTATCGGATTTGTCGTAATATCGAAGGATATTACGAAAGAAAAACTGGTGGCACTGGAAAAGGAGATTATCAATAACATCAATAAGACGATTGCTTCTGGTTTACATATTAAAGGAATTTATACAAACGTTTATCATGAGCTAAAACGTATCATTGATTTTACCTGGTTAGGGGTGACGTGTTCTAACGATGGGGCAGAAGTTACGGAGGATTCTCATATTGTTCATGGAGTGCTATCTCCTGTAGACTGGTTAAACAGGAATCCATATCCGTTCGATACAACGGCGCAAGGTATTGCTGTGAAGACAGGTATGCCTGTTTTTGTTCCGGATACGATTGGGAGTACGTATCTGATCGATCAGGAATTATCCCAAAAGGGTATCCGCTCTTACGTATGTGTTCCTTTAAAATCAAAGGGAATTACTATCGGAACCATTACGTTGGGAAGCAGAAAGAAAGGCGCTTTTACGGAAATACACTTGAGTTTATTACATCAAATTACTCCACAATTAGCTATTGCCATAGAAAATGCCAGGCTGTTCATATTCATAAAGGAATCAGAGAAGAAATACAGAGATCTTGTGGAGAATGCGCCGGAAATGATCCATGAGATTGGTCCCGAAGGGAAATTTATTAATGTAAATAAAACAGAATTAAACAAATTAGGATACTCCCTTCAGGAAATGATGCAGATGACGCTTGAGGATATTGTCCCAAATGAACAGAAAGAAGAAATAAAAAGATATATGAAACGGATGGTTGAAACCGGAAGTGGTGAATTGGAGACGGTGTTTTTAACGAAAACAGGGAAAGAAATTAACGTCGAGATTAATGGGACAGGTCTTTATAATAACAAGACGAAAGAATATATTTGCACACGGGCGTTTGTACGGGATATTACCGAAAGGAAAAATATGGAGGAACAGGTGCGCCGGTCAGAAAAACTTGCCTCAATGGGCGAACTGGCTGCGGCAATTGCGCATGAGATTCGGAATCCGCTGGGTGCGATATGCAATTCTGTAGGAATTTTGGATGCTCACTTAAGAGTGACAGGTCAGGATAAGGATCTCCTGGAGATGATTGTGGAACAATCAGAGAGGCTGGACAGGATTATCAGTGATTTTTTAACCTTTGCCCATCCCCGGGAGCCTTCCTTTTCCCTGCAAAATATTCGGGAAGTAATTAAGAATACTATTTTTCTGTTAGAGCAGGATAGCCGATATACAGATCAGGTAGAAATAAAGGAGATTTATGAGAGCGTATTACCGAAAGTTTATCTTGATACCGATCTGATTCATCAGGTATTTTGGAATTTATTGATCAATTCCTTAGATGCTATGCCACAAGGCGGGCAGATCAGGATAATGGTGAGAAAAACAACCTTATTTTTGCGGGATGCAGTGGAAATTATCATATCAGATACGGGAAGAGGCATACCATCTCATGAATTGGATAAAATATTTGAGCCTTTCTATACTACAAAATCGGAAGGAACAGGGTTGGGTCTTTCTGTCGTTCAACGTATTATTGATGATCATGGCGGAACGATAGATGTGAAAAGTAAGGAAGGCAAGGGGACGACCTTTTCTATTAAGCTGCCTGTTGGCCCTATGGGGAACGGAAAAGAGAAAATTAAAAACAATCTTTTAATGGGATGA